A DNA window from Canis lupus familiaris isolate Mischka breed German Shepherd chromosome 10, alternate assembly UU_Cfam_GSD_1.0, whole genome shotgun sequence contains the following coding sequences:
- the LOC100684254 gene encoding LOW QUALITY PROTEIN: histone-arginine methyltransferase CARM1-like isoform X1 (The sequence of the model RefSeq protein was modified relative to this genomic sequence to represent the inferred CDS: inserted 5 bases in 5 codons; deleted 2 bases in 1 codon), with amino-acid sequence MAAAAAGPGAGSKMAAAGPGAGSKMAAAAAGPGAGSKMAAAGPGAGSKMAAAAAVPGSAGPCAVVSVFPGARLLTIRDANGEIQRHAEQQALRLEVRAGPAAAGIALYSHEDVCVFKCSVSGERECSRVGKRSFITTLGCNSVLIQFATPNDFCSFYNILKTCRGHTLERSVFSERTEESSAVQYFQFYGYLSQQNRMQDYVRXGTYQHVILQNHTDFKDKIVLDVGCGSGILSFFAAQAGARKIYAVEASTMAQHAEVLVKSNHLTERIVVIPGKVEEVLLPEQVDIIISEPVGYMLFNEHMLESYLHAKKYLRPRGGDMFPTIGDVHLAPFTDEQLYMEQFTKXNFWYQPSFHGVDLSALRGAVGDEYFRQPVVDTFDIWILMAKSVKYTVNFLEAKEGDLHRIEIPFKFHMLHSRLDHGXVAFIGSIMTVRLSTAPTEPLTHWCQVWCLFQSPLFAKAGDTLSGTCLLIANQRQSYDISIVAQVDQTGSKSSNLLDLKNPFFRYTGTTPSPPPGSHYTSPSENMWNTGSTYNLSSGMAVAGMLTAYDXSSVIAGGSSVGHNNLISLGSSGAQGSSGGGSSAHYAVNSQFTMGGPAISMASPMSIPXTMHYGSWAPPAWNRLTAPGSQMKTLPTPPPPPGRLSPLYRRSPNTWSRPSLLWELGHFFTQHCRRRPHSTAHPHLGPESVSLPYFTQDHVVGALFPPPALHPDLGLTSSVTGVSGPDSCGPGGELGGMGGAGATPPGPLAPVPPLCLSPMGTQS; translated from the exons atggcggcggcggcggcggggcctggAGCCGGATCTAAGATGGCGGCGGCGGGGCCTGGAGCCGGATCtaagatggcggcggcggcggcggggcctggAGCCGGATCTAAGATGGCGGCGGCGGGGCCTGGAGCCGGATCtaagatggcggcggcggcggcggtccCAGGCAGCGCGGGGCCCTGCGCGGTCGTGTCCGTGTTCCCCGGCGCCCGCCTCCTCACCATCCGCGACGCGAACGGCGAGATCCAGCGGCACGCGGAGCAGCAGGCGCTGCGCCTCGAGGTGCGTGCCGGCCCGGCCGCGGCGGGCATCGCCCTCTACAGCCATGAAGATGTGTGCGTCTTTAAGTGCTCGGTGTccggagagagagagtgcagccGCGTGGGCAAGCGGTCCTTCATCACCACCCTGGGCTGCAACAGTGTCCTCATCCAGTTCGCCACACCAAATGATTTCTGTTCCTTCTATAACATCCTGAAAACCTGTCGGGGCCACACCCTGGAGCGATCGGTGTTCAGCGAGCGCACAGAGGAGTCCTCTGCCGTGCAGTATTTCCAGTTTTATGGCTACCTGTCCCAGCAGAACAGGATGCAGGACTACGTGC ACGGCACCTACCAGCACGTAATCCTGCAGAACCACACAGACTTCAAGGACAAAATTGTTCTGGACGTTGGCTGCGGCTCTGGGATCCTCTCCTTTTTCGCTGCCCAAGCTGGAGCGAGGAAGATCTATGCGGTGGAGGCCAGCACGATGGCCCAGCACGCCGAGGTCTTGGTGAAGAGTAACCACCTCACTGAGCGCATCGTGGTCATCCCCGGGAAGGTGGAGGAAGTCTTGCTCCCTGAGCAGGTGGACATCATCATTTCAGAGCCTGTGGGCTACATGCTCTTCAACGAGCACATGCTGGAGAGCTACCTCCACGCCAAGAAGTACCTGAGGCCC CGGGGGGGGGACATGTTCCCCACCATTGGTGACGTCCATCTTGCGCCCTTCACGGATGAACAGCTCTACATGGAACAGTTCACCA GGAACTTCTGGTACCAGCCATCCTTCCATGGAGTGGACCTGTCAGCCCTCCGAGGCGCTGTGGGGGACGAGTATTTCCGGCAGCCTGTGGTGGACACATTTGACATCTGGATCCTGATGGCCAAGTCTGTCAAGTACACAGTGAACTTCTTAGAAGCCAAAGAAGGAGATTTGCACAGGATAGAAATCCCATTCAAATTCCACATGCTGCATTCCAGGCTCGATCACG CTGTCGCCTTCATCGGCTCCATAATGACAGTGCGGCTCTCCACGGCCCCGACGGAGCCCCTGACCCACTGGTGCCAGGTCTGGTGCCTGTTCCAGTCACCACTGTTCGCCAAGGCCGGGGACACGCTCTCAGGGACATGTCTGCTTATTGCCAACCAAAGACAGAGCTATGACATCAGTATTGTGGCCCAGGTAGACCAGACAGGCTCCAAATCCAGTAACCTCCTGGATCTGAAAAACCCCTTCTTCAGGTACACCGGCACGACGCCCTCGCCCCCACCCGGCTCCCACTACACGTCCCCCTCCGAGAACATGTGGAACACGGGCAGCACCTACAACCTCAGCAGCGGGATGGCTGTGGCGGGGATGCTGACCGCCTACG TGAGCAGTGTTATCGCCGGCGGCTCCAGCGTGGGCCACAACAACCTGATTTCTTTAGGGTCCTCCGGCGCCCagggcagcagcggcggcggctcCAGCGCCCACTACGCAGTCAACAGCCAGTTCACCATGGGCGGCCCTGCCATCTCCATGGCCTCCCCCATGTCCATCC ACACCATGCACTATGGGAGCTGGGCCCCGCCGGCATGGAACAGACTGACAGCACCAGGAAGCCAAATGAagaccctgcccacccccccacccccacctgggcGGCTTTCACCCCTGTACCGGAGAAGCCCAAACACCTGGTCACGTCCCTCTTTGCTATGGGAACTTGGACACTTTTTTACACAACATTGCCGCCGCCGCCCCCACTCCACCGCCCACCCACATCTTGGCCCTGAGAGTGTGTCGCTGCCATATTTTACACAAGATCATGTCGTGGGAGCCCTGtttccccctcctgccctccaccctgACCTGGGTTTGACATCTTCTGTAACAGGCGTGTCCGGGCCTGACAGCTGTGGGCCTGGCGGGGAgttgggagggatggggggagcaGGTGCCACCCCACCCGGTCCCTTGGCGCCTGTCCCCCCACTTTGCCTGTCTCCAATGGGAACGCAGTCCTGA